In a single window of the Desulfovibrio mangrovi genome:
- a CDS encoding replication-associated recombination protein A, whose product MSVRQPLADRIRPESFDDFVGQEHLKARITALGNAKRLPSLLLFGPPGCGKSTLALLLARQTGQNWLRVSAPEAGLQQLRKSLTGVDVLVLDELHRFSKAQQDFFLPLLESGEVTLIATTTENPSFSVTRQLLSRLHVLRLRPLSRPEMIQLARRGSEASGFTLEDQSYDFIAGVAHGDARTMLNLMEYIAALPEESRSFENLRTALPEVVIRHDKDGDNHYELASALIKSIRGSDPDAALYYLACLLEGGEDPRFITRRLILSASEDIGLADPTALQLAVACQQAIEFVGMPEGFIPLAECVVYLALSKKSNSTYAAYLAAAKEIRTNGPRPVPLHLRNPSTKLQKDWGYGKNYLYPHNYPEGHVEQQYLPDGLEDRHFYQPKDHGIEPRIAAWYKQLHKKRP is encoded by the coding sequence GTGAGCGTACGCCAGCCTCTGGCAGACAGAATCCGGCCCGAGTCCTTTGACGATTTTGTGGGACAGGAACACCTGAAGGCACGGATCACCGCACTGGGTAACGCAAAAAGGCTCCCAAGTCTGCTTCTGTTCGGCCCTCCCGGATGCGGCAAATCTACCCTTGCATTACTTCTTGCGCGACAGACAGGACAAAACTGGCTGCGTGTGAGCGCACCGGAAGCGGGCCTGCAGCAACTACGCAAATCCCTCACCGGTGTGGATGTGCTGGTGTTGGATGAGTTGCACCGTTTTTCCAAGGCACAGCAGGACTTTTTTCTGCCCCTGCTGGAATCCGGTGAAGTCACCCTTATTGCCACGACCACGGAGAACCCCTCTTTCAGCGTCACACGGCAGCTGCTTTCCAGACTACATGTCCTGCGCCTGCGTCCCCTGAGCAGACCGGAGATGATTCAGCTTGCCAGACGGGGCTCAGAGGCCAGCGGCTTCACCCTTGAAGATCAGTCCTACGACTTTATCGCGGGTGTTGCCCACGGCGATGCACGCACCATGCTTAACCTCATGGAGTACATTGCGGCCTTGCCTGAGGAATCCCGTTCGTTCGAGAATCTCCGCACTGCGCTTCCTGAAGTGGTCATCCGCCATGACAAAGATGGAGACAATCACTACGAACTGGCCTCAGCACTCATCAAATCCATTCGCGGCAGCGATCCTGATGCAGCCTTGTATTATCTTGCCTGCCTGCTGGAAGGCGGCGAAGATCCCCGCTTCATCACACGCAGACTCATTCTTTCCGCTTCCGAGGACATAGGACTGGCAGACCCCACAGCCCTGCAGTTGGCTGTCGCCTGCCAGCAGGCCATTGAGTTCGTCGGCATGCCGGAAGGATTTATCCCGCTTGCGGAATGCGTGGTTTATCTGGCCCTTTCCAAGAAGAGTAATTCCACCTACGCCGCCTATCTGGCCGCCGCCAAGGAAATACGTACCAATGGTCCCCGCCCTGTGCCCCTGCACCTGCGCAATCCTTCCACCAAATTGCAGAAGGACTGGGGGTACGGAAAGAACTACCTGTATCCGCACAACTACCCTGAAGGGCACGTGGAACAGCAGTACCTGCCTGACGGACTTGAGGACAGGCATTTCTATCAGCCCAAGGACCATGGCATAGAACCCCGCATCGCCGCATGGTATAAACAGCTGCACAAGAAACGCCCATAA
- a CDS encoding glycosyl transferase family 2 has product MATAPLYSIITPSAGKRPAALGHAIDSVHEAMIRAGLDQDSVEMLVGYDGIQGPAVREYPFVQFLNLPQQGNFGNGIRQMLLRVSKGNRIIFLDDDNALTPDALAVYSRYPDTELVIARIDVSRAFANPYLPEQVEGRDLFRPTNVDPLCMCLSRDLVQDRCGGWEIYEGYESDYRNLVRYYRRAHSVTITNDIVGIYDAGRGMDQGGMNRRQQQTESPQEITE; this is encoded by the coding sequence ATGGCAACAGCCCCTCTCTACAGCATAATCACCCCCAGCGCGGGCAAGCGCCCTGCTGCGCTTGGGCATGCCATAGACAGCGTCCATGAGGCGATGATCCGTGCCGGTCTTGATCAGGATTCCGTGGAAATGCTTGTCGGATATGACGGCATACAGGGACCGGCGGTCCGCGAGTATCCTTTCGTACAGTTCCTGAACCTGCCGCAGCAGGGAAATTTCGGCAACGGCATACGCCAGATGCTGCTGCGTGTCTCAAAAGGGAATAGGATCATTTTTCTTGATGACGACAACGCGCTGACCCCCGATGCACTTGCCGTTTACAGCCGGTATCCGGACACGGAACTGGTGATTGCCCGCATAGATGTAAGCCGCGCGTTCGCCAACCCTTATTTGCCGGAACAGGTTGAAGGCCGTGACCTTTTTCGTCCTACCAACGTAGATCCTTTGTGTATGTGTCTTTCACGGGATCTGGTACAGGACCGATGCGGAGGCTGGGAGATTTACGAAGGCTACGAATCGGATTATCGTAATCTTGTGCGTTATTATCGCAGAGCACATTCCGTCACCATTACGAACGACATTGTAGGTATTTATGATGCGGGACGCGGCATGGATCAGGGGGGCATGAACCGCAGACAACAGCAAACCGAATCACCACAGGAGATAACAGAATGA
- a CDS encoding BON domain-containing protein, producing MKRAILILAGLLLLSMTTGCGTIYKTAVDERNVKTVASDEYITAEIKARFLDDKLVSVLDIGANVYEGHAYLYGEYESDAQRARAISIASNVEGVTEVTYYLLPKVKSDTCGTTDNLMIRGSLEKELISDDRIWSTNVDVAVIQCNVVLMGLVGTQKEIDLSIKYAKEIEGVRRVRSYLKVISK from the coding sequence ATGAAAAGAGCCATATTGATCCTTGCTGGCCTGCTGCTTCTTTCCATGACCACAGGCTGCGGCACCATCTACAAGACAGCCGTTGATGAGCGAAACGTGAAAACCGTTGCCTCGGATGAATATATTACCGCAGAAATCAAAGCCCGCTTCCTTGATGACAAGCTCGTCAGCGTGCTGGACATCGGTGCAAACGTCTATGAAGGGCATGCGTACCTTTATGGCGAGTATGAAAGCGACGCACAGCGCGCACGGGCAATATCCATTGCCAGCAACGTTGAAGGCGTGACGGAAGTCACCTACTACCTGCTTCCCAAGGTAAAGAGTGATACCTGCGGCACAACGGACAACCTGATGATTCGCGGCTCCTTGGAAAAGGAGCTGATCTCGGATGACAGGATATGGTCCACGAACGTGGATGTGGCCGTTATCCAGTGCAACGTCGTATTGATGGGCCTTGTAGGAACGCAGAAAGAGATAGACCTCTCCATTAAGTATGCAAAAGAGATTGAGGGGGTGCGGCGGGTACGTTCCTACCTCAAGGTCATCAGCAAATAG
- a CDS encoding multiheme c-type cytochrome, translating to MPEQAVACIECHRVTTPGLFADWAASRHAAANITCLDCHQASDEDADVSKAHFEYYNRSDMPYGKSQYKIPVAAVVTPKDCSRCHPDEVTQYSRSKHANTIEIMWKIDPWLNKGMNSDNERKTGCYYCHGTILKVKDGKLDSSTWPNVGVGRVNLDGSLGSCTSCHTRHRFSVMEARKPEACGQCHLGPDHPQIEIYKESKHGDIYDTFGDQYNWNAAGGTWTAGVDYRAPTCAGCHMSGSGKVMTSHDVTERLSWETQAPLTVRPSEFKAFPAKTDWKAERAKMKEVCLQCHGVAWVDDFYVDFDNAVEEYNEKYFKPAKAMLDDLYAKKLLDNTTFFDEELEVEYYELWHHEGRRARMGAMMMAPDYAWWHGFYECKNRFNRFMEGARELIEHNKPAYRYPDFPNTGGDTTKPEVIFGKK from the coding sequence ATGCCGGAACAGGCTGTAGCCTGCATCGAATGTCACCGTGTAACCACCCCCGGCCTGTTTGCAGACTGGGCGGCAAGCCGTCATGCGGCCGCCAACATCACCTGTCTGGATTGCCACCAGGCTTCGGATGAAGATGCCGATGTTTCAAAGGCTCATTTTGAATACTACAATCGCAGCGACATGCCTTATGGCAAGTCACAGTACAAAATCCCCGTTGCAGCGGTTGTAACGCCCAAGGACTGTTCCCGCTGTCACCCTGACGAAGTAACCCAGTACAGCCGTTCCAAGCATGCCAACACCATTGAGATCATGTGGAAGATCGACCCGTGGCTCAACAAGGGCATGAATTCGGATAACGAACGCAAAACCGGTTGTTACTACTGCCACGGCACCATCCTGAAAGTTAAGGATGGCAAGCTTGATTCCTCCACGTGGCCCAATGTCGGCGTGGGCAGAGTGAACCTTGACGGTTCGCTGGGTTCCTGTACCAGTTGCCATACCCGTCACCGTTTCTCGGTCATGGAAGCGCGCAAGCCCGAGGCTTGTGGCCAGTGTCACCTTGGTCCGGACCACCCGCAGATCGAAATCTACAAGGAATCCAAGCACGGCGATATCTATGATACCTTCGGCGATCAGTACAACTGGAATGCTGCAGGCGGAACATGGACGGCAGGCGTTGATTACCGCGCCCCCACCTGTGCGGGGTGTCATATGTCCGGCTCCGGCAAGGTCATGACCAGCCATGACGTAACGGAACGTCTGTCTTGGGAAACACAGGCTCCTCTGACGGTGCGCCCCTCTGAGTTCAAGGCGTTCCCGGCCAAGACAGACTGGAAGGCAGAGCGTGCAAAGATGAAGGAAGTGTGTCTGCAATGTCACGGCGTGGCATGGGTGGACGACTTCTATGTGGATTTCGACAACGCTGTTGAAGAATACAATGAAAAGTACTTTAAGCCTGCCAAGGCCATGCTGGACGATCTGTATGCCAAGAAGCTTCTTGATAACACCACGTTCTTCGACGAAGAACTTGAAGTGGAATATTACGAGCTTTGGCATCACGAAGGCCGTCGCGCACGCATGGGCGCCATGATGATGGCTCCGGACTACGCGTGGTGGCACGGCTTCTACGAGTGCAAGAACCGTTTCAACCGGTTCATGGAAGGCGCACGCGAGCTGATAGAGCACAATAAGCCCGCTTACCGCTATCCTGATTTCCCGAACACCGGCGGCGATACGACCAAGCCCGAGGTGATATTCGGCAAGAAGTAG
- a CDS encoding NapC/NirT family cytochrome c yields MRWYKPAVWTFVGVLLGFPVFSMTYYTMVRTSTPGFCASCHEIRPAWEAWKTSTHVNNAQGFVADCMDCHLPAPHDTVNFFYSKTYHGLKDVYAHFTMSNPVEEYDRPAMRERAYASFKNEQCQKCHRNILYLPGNRGAMLAHRTILNPRPGYERKCVDCHRNLVHVDRQHYQYKQFLPPYRATGLNFQLQIR; encoded by the coding sequence ATGCGTTGGTACAAGCCGGCCGTGTGGACTTTTGTAGGAGTGCTGCTCGGCTTTCCCGTGTTCAGCATGACCTATTATACAATGGTTCGCACCTCAACGCCCGGCTTCTGTGCTTCCTGTCATGAAATCCGTCCGGCATGGGAAGCGTGGAAAACATCCACCCATGTCAACAATGCGCAAGGCTTTGTTGCGGACTGCATGGACTGCCACCTGCCAGCACCGCATGATACGGTGAACTTCTTCTACTCGAAAACCTACCATGGCTTGAAGGATGTATATGCCCATTTCACCATGAGCAATCCTGTCGAGGAATACGACAGGCCAGCCATGCGGGAGCGCGCCTATGCAAGCTTCAAGAATGAGCAATGCCAGAAGTGTCATCGTAACATCCTGTACCTCCCCGGTAACAGGGGCGCAATGCTCGCGCATCGAACGATCCTGAATCCACGCCCCGGTTACGAGCGCAAGTGCGTGGACTGTCACAGAAACCTGGTCCATGTTGATCGTCAACACTATCAGTACAAGCAGTTCCTGCCTCCGTACAGAGCTACGGGGCTCAACTTTCAGCTTCAAATCAGGTAA
- the ettA gene encoding energy-dependent translational throttle protein EttA: protein MSQNEPDKIIYSMMRVTKRHGQREVLKNISLSYFYGAKIGVLGLNGSGKSSLLKILAGVDKNFDGETACSPGFTIGYLEQEPLVDETRTVREVVEEGVGEEMNIIKEFNEINAKFAEPMEPEEMDALIERQAVVQELMDNKGCWDIDSRLEMAMDALRCPPADTPVSVISGGEKRRVALCRLLLQNPDILLLDEPTNHLDAESVSWLERFLQTFPGTVIAVTHDRYFLDNVAGWILELDRGRGIPWKGNYSSWLEQKQQRLSVEEKQESERQKTLQRELEWIRMSPKGRHAKSKARINAYESLLTTESEKHAKDLEIYIPPGPRLGKSVIEAVGVQKSMGEKLLVDNMSFLIQPGSVVGIIGPNGAGKSTLFKMIIGSETPDGGEMKLGETVKLSYVDQGRDTLTAGKTVYDVISDGYDTIKLGNREVNSRAYCSRFGLTGSDQQKVVDVLSGGERNRVHLARTLKSGANVILLDEPTNDLDVNTMRALEEGIENFAGCVLVISHDRWFLDRIATHILAFEGDSSVVFFDGNYSEYEADRKKRLGKDADQPTRIKYRKLTR from the coding sequence ATGAGCCAGAATGAACCGGATAAGATAATTTATTCCATGATGCGCGTGACCAAGCGTCACGGGCAGCGCGAAGTATTGAAAAATATTTCCCTTTCCTATTTCTACGGCGCCAAGATCGGCGTGCTGGGCCTTAACGGTTCCGGTAAATCCTCTCTGTTGAAGATTCTCGCAGGCGTGGACAAGAATTTTGACGGCGAAACCGCGTGTTCGCCCGGTTTCACCATAGGCTACCTTGAACAGGAGCCTCTGGTGGACGAAACCCGCACCGTACGCGAGGTTGTTGAAGAAGGCGTTGGCGAAGAGATGAACATCATCAAGGAATTCAACGAGATCAACGCCAAGTTCGCCGAGCCCATGGAGCCCGAGGAAATGGATGCTCTTATCGAGCGCCAGGCCGTTGTTCAGGAACTCATGGACAACAAGGGCTGCTGGGATATCGATTCCCGCCTTGAAATGGCCATGGATGCCCTGCGTTGTCCGCCTGCCGACACCCCTGTTTCCGTTATCTCCGGCGGCGAAAAGCGTCGTGTGGCTCTGTGCCGTCTGCTGCTGCAGAACCCCGACATTCTGTTGCTCGACGAACCCACCAACCACCTTGACGCTGAATCCGTCTCATGGCTGGAGCGTTTCCTCCAGACCTTCCCCGGTACCGTTATTGCCGTAACCCATGACCGTTACTTCCTTGATAACGTGGCGGGCTGGATTCTTGAACTCGATCGCGGCCGCGGCATTCCGTGGAAGGGTAACTACTCCAGCTGGTTGGAGCAGAAGCAGCAGCGGCTTTCTGTGGAAGAAAAGCAGGAATCCGAGCGTCAGAAGACTCTGCAGCGCGAACTTGAGTGGATCCGCATGTCTCCCAAGGGCCGCCATGCCAAGTCCAAGGCTCGTATCAATGCATACGAATCCCTTCTGACCACCGAGTCCGAGAAGCATGCCAAGGATCTGGAAATCTACATTCCTCCGGGACCGCGTCTCGGCAAGTCTGTCATCGAGGCTGTGGGTGTACAGAAGTCCATGGGTGAAAAGCTGCTCGTGGACAACATGAGCTTCCTTATCCAGCCCGGCTCCGTAGTTGGCATCATCGGCCCCAACGGTGCCGGTAAGTCCACGCTGTTCAAAATGATCATCGGTTCCGAAACGCCCGATGGCGGTGAAATGAAGCTGGGTGAGACCGTTAAGCTGTCCTATGTAGATCAGGGACGTGACACCCTTACCGCCGGCAAGACCGTGTATGATGTCATTTCCGATGGCTACGACACGATCAAGCTGGGCAACAGGGAAGTAAACTCCCGCGCCTACTGCTCGCGTTTCGGCCTCACAGGCTCCGACCAGCAGAAGGTGGTGGACGTGCTTTCCGGTGGTGAGCGCAACCGTGTGCATCTGGCCCGTACCCTTAAGTCCGGCGCCAACGTCATCCTTCTTGACGAACCCACCAACGACCTCGACGTAAACACCATGCGCGCCCTGGAAGAAGGCATTGAGAACTTTGCCGGCTGCGTGCTGGTCATTTCGCATGACCGCTGGTTCCTCGACCGCATCGCAACGCATATCCTCGCGTTTGAGGGCGATTCTTCCGTAGTATTCTTCGACGGCAACTACAGCGAATACGAAGCAGACCGTAAGAAGCGCCTCGGCAAGGACGCAGACCAGCCCACCCGTATCAAGTACCGCAAGCTTACCCGCTAA
- a CDS encoding lysophospholipid acyltransferase family protein — MAAYPVMYGNTYHTPENASNPIARILPNLFFYPSMLATVGWASRLAKLDKLTPEAWVNSSLGIIRAFERVGVTFHFENLQAFAQLNTPCVFVGNHMSTLETFVLPALIQPYRNVTFVVKQSLMEYPFFRWIMHSRDPIAVGRTNPREDLRAVLDGGIQRLEKGISVVVFPQATRSVELDPAHFNSIGIKLAKKAGVPVVPLALKTDTWGVGALIKDFGPVNPAIPVRMRFGNPISIEGNGKAEHQHVCDFIANALKEWA; from the coding sequence ATGGCCGCTTATCCTGTAATGTACGGCAACACCTATCACACCCCGGAAAACGCTTCCAACCCGATTGCCCGCATTCTCCCGAACCTGTTCTTCTACCCTTCAATGCTTGCCACAGTAGGCTGGGCATCCCGCCTTGCGAAGTTGGACAAACTGACTCCGGAAGCATGGGTCAACAGCAGCCTTGGCATCATTCGAGCCTTTGAACGCGTTGGGGTCACCTTTCATTTCGAAAACCTGCAGGCCTTTGCCCAGCTGAATACCCCATGCGTCTTCGTCGGCAACCACATGAGCACGTTGGAGACCTTTGTACTCCCTGCTCTGATACAGCCCTATCGTAACGTCACCTTTGTCGTGAAACAGAGTCTGATGGAATATCCCTTCTTCAGATGGATAATGCATTCCCGCGACCCCATTGCTGTTGGCCGCACAAACCCCAGAGAAGATCTCAGAGCCGTGCTTGATGGCGGCATCCAGCGTCTGGAGAAAGGCATTTCCGTTGTCGTGTTCCCGCAGGCCACACGCAGTGTTGAGCTTGATCCTGCCCATTTCAACAGTATCGGCATCAAACTCGCCAAGAAGGCTGGAGTACCTGTTGTACCTCTGGCTCTGAAAACAGATACATGGGGTGTTGGGGCCCTCATCAAGGATTTCGGTCCGGTCAATCCGGCCATCCCTGTCCGGATGCGGTTCGGTAACCCCATATCCATTGAAGGCAATGGCAAAGCTGAACACCAGCACGTTTGTGACTTCATAGCCAACGCGCTTAAGGAATGGGCATAG
- a CDS encoding TetR/AcrR family transcriptional regulator has protein sequence MTITKKDALLLAAKELFGEYGYAETTFKKISERAGVALGLLTHHYGNKEKLFLAAGLDVLDNFLVHLREACARGENGYESVINFSKAYLEFSVDKDSYFMVLVRCSPYSDMKTKTDRDTMYEKFNQVPRELEYHVRRGIEDGSIKKDLPPHETSTAIQCNLVGAIRTKLLTPYAPPSLYDEMVRFISRSIKA, from the coding sequence ATGACAATTACTAAAAAGGATGCGCTGCTCCTTGCAGCCAAGGAGCTATTCGGGGAGTACGGATACGCTGAGACGACCTTCAAGAAGATTTCCGAACGCGCTGGGGTTGCGCTGGGTCTTCTTACCCATCACTACGGCAACAAGGAAAAGCTGTTCCTTGCCGCAGGACTGGATGTCCTGGACAACTTTCTTGTTCACCTGCGCGAAGCATGTGCCCGTGGAGAGAACGGATACGAATCCGTCATCAACTTCAGCAAGGCATATCTTGAGTTCTCCGTGGACAAGGATTCCTACTTCATGGTTCTGGTTCGTTGTTCCCCTTATTCGGACATGAAGACCAAAACCGATCGGGACACCATGTACGAAAAGTTCAATCAGGTTCCCCGCGAACTGGAGTACCATGTTCGTCGCGGTATTGAGGACGGATCCATAAAGAAGGACCTGCCCCCTCATGAAACCTCAACTGCCATCCAGTGCAATCTGGTTGGCGCCATCCGTACCAAGTTGCTGACGCCTTACGCTCCTCCGAGCCTGTATGACGAAATGGTACGTTTCATCTCCAGAAGCATCAAAGCGTAA
- a CDS encoding ammonia-forming cytochrome c nitrite reductase subunit c552 — protein MLKKKLSAVAGVIVLGAAVALTGCSDAVEPMTPTFKTNLDKKEIRNSEFGKVFPLHYQTYLRNNEDKIMTEYGGSVPYDKHDNVNPLPKGYKHAQPYLKNLWLGYAFSFEYRAARGHTYALEDIMNIDRINRYSEKGGLPSTCWNCKTTMMPQFIEKYGDDFWKKDFNEFRQAMDVKDHAIGCTNCHEAETMELQPYSEPLQDFIKAQGREWKDIPRNEKRALMCGQCHVEYYFQKPEFGAAQRPVFPWTEGFDPENIYTYYKGHGNSKIKGFEGQFYDWIHPVSKTPMLKAQHPEYETWVNGPHGSAGVSCADCHMPYKRLDGKKKISDHQWMSPLKDANLNACRQCHTDKTPEYLKERVVNTQEKVFSQLLIAQDISVRAHEAIRRASEFTGPKPANYEDLMIEAREWCRKGQFFWDYVSAENSVGFHNPTKALDTLAKSQQYSQKSVEAAISATNYAIAKEMDRDIKELVPPIKEHSRELMMDPAHLQTHEWFKYLKPFPKSEKVWEGNKRLVPEPAKS, from the coding sequence ATGCTTAAGAAGAAATTATCTGCCGTTGCCGGTGTCATCGTGCTGGGTGCTGCTGTTGCGCTGACCGGCTGTTCCGATGCCGTTGAGCCTATGACCCCCACGTTCAAAACCAACCTTGATAAGAAGGAAATCCGCAACTCCGAATTCGGAAAGGTATTTCCGCTTCATTACCAGACCTATCTTCGCAACAATGAAGATAAGATCATGACCGAATACGGCGGGTCCGTGCCGTATGACAAGCATGACAACGTTAATCCTCTGCCCAAGGGTTATAAGCATGCGCAGCCCTATCTGAAGAATCTGTGGCTCGGCTATGCGTTCAGTTTTGAATATCGTGCTGCTCGTGGCCATACCTATGCTCTTGAAGACATCATGAACATCGACCGCATTAACCGTTACAGCGAAAAGGGCGGCCTGCCTTCCACCTGCTGGAACTGCAAGACGACCATGATGCCCCAGTTCATTGAGAAGTACGGTGACGACTTCTGGAAAAAGGACTTCAACGAGTTCCGTCAGGCCATGGATGTGAAGGATCACGCCATCGGCTGCACCAACTGCCATGAAGCCGAAACCATGGAGCTGCAGCCTTACAGCGAACCGTTGCAGGATTTCATCAAGGCTCAGGGCAGGGAATGGAAGGATATTCCGCGTAACGAAAAGCGCGCCCTTATGTGCGGGCAGTGCCACGTGGAATACTACTTCCAGAAGCCCGAGTTCGGTGCTGCCCAGCGTCCCGTGTTCCCGTGGACTGAAGGCTTTGATCCCGAGAATATCTACACCTACTACAAAGGGCATGGTAATTCGAAGATCAAGGGCTTTGAAGGACAGTTCTATGATTGGATTCACCCTGTCTCCAAAACGCCTATGCTGAAGGCGCAGCACCCTGAGTATGAAACCTGGGTCAACGGTCCTCACGGTTCTGCCGGTGTCTCCTGTGCTGATTGCCATATGCCCTACAAGCGTCTGGACGGTAAGAAGAAGATCTCCGACCACCAGTGGATGTCTCCGCTCAAGGATGCCAACCTGAATGCTTGCCGTCAGTGCCATACCGACAAGACTCCCGAGTATCTGAAGGAACGTGTAGTGAACACGCAGGAAAAGGTGTTCTCCCAGTTGCTCATTGCTCAGGATATTTCTGTACGTGCGCATGAGGCCATTCGCCGGGCGTCCGAATTCACCGGTCCCAAGCCTGCCAACTATGAAGACCTGATGATCGAAGCCCGTGAATGGTGCCGTAAGGGCCAGTTCTTCTGGGATTATGTATCCGCTGAAAACAGTGTCGGTTTCCACAACCCCACCAAGGCGCTGGATACCCTTGCCAAGTCTCAGCAATACAGCCAGAAGTCTGTAGAAGCAGCTATAAGCGCCACAAACTACGCTATTGCAAAGGAAATGGATCGTGACATCAAGGAACTGGTTCCTCCGATCAAGGAACACAGCCGCGAGTTGATGATGGATCCTGCCCACCTGCAGACGCATGAGTGGTTCAAGTACCTCAAGCCTTTCCCCAAGTCCGAAAAGGTGTGGGAAGGAAACAAGCGACTTGTGCCTGAACCTGCCAAGAGCTAG
- a CDS encoding cytochrome c3 family protein, which translates to MSLTNDGRSGRRWRAMLLAGLAGVALTFGAGLAMVTTDKAGFCGSCHAMAEAALTHKQSVHAKLSCNECHAPNNLMAKIPFKAAAGTKDIYVNTLGTIPDLIHPQGDTLKVVQANCVRCHSATVMTVNMGSKENCMSCHRHVPHTPKKPISTRKAADA; encoded by the coding sequence ATGTCGTTGACCAATGATGGCCGTTCCGGTCGAAGGTGGAGAGCCATGCTGCTGGCCGGATTGGCTGGTGTTGCGCTGACCTTCGGTGCGGGGCTGGCAATGGTGACTACCGACAAGGCTGGGTTCTGCGGGAGTTGTCATGCCATGGCTGAAGCGGCGCTTACGCACAAGCAGTCGGTTCATGCCAAACTGTCCTGTAACGAGTGTCATGCACCCAACAATCTCATGGCCAAGATTCCGTTCAAGGCCGCTGCAGGGACAAAGGATATCTATGTCAACACGTTGGGAACCATTCCGGATCTGATTCATCCTCAGGGGGATACCCTGAAGGTCGTTCAGGCCAACTGTGTTCGCTGCCATTCTGCCACCGTGATGACCGTGAACATGGGAAGTAAGGAAAACTGCATGTCCTGCCACCGCCATGTTCCCCATACCCCCAAGAAGCCAATTTCGACGAGGAAGGCCGCCGATGCTTAA